A single genomic interval of Lewinellaceae bacterium harbors:
- a CDS encoding DnaJ domain-containing protein: protein MIEEPTLDISKLIKRLELIRNLIALEEEDEINAHIVKLEQQNLPLDVKNIVKALKSKSYSEAVTTIDTFINSHQRLVIYNDPQVEALRLEIRSLEVELNALSNDKADLEKVIHEFGVRHNKELGELLLKVLRYRKEKAKGTNNESEAEYDYNTYQNQFEASKDEQEIVLTDEEQKELKDKYRKASKLCHPDVVSNEQKELATKLFSELSLAYEENDLEKVKEILSNLEKGNFFVSKSDVISEKQILKAEMEKLRFRIAELKKEIELIKNSETYKTIISIVNWDEYFEKAKLKLQQQANNFEDGQ, encoded by the coding sequence ATGATAGAAGAACCAACCCTTGACATTTCCAAACTCATCAAACGCTTAGAGTTAATCAGAAACCTAATCGCCTTGGAAGAGGAAGATGAAATCAATGCTCATATTGTAAAACTTGAGCAACAGAACCTACCATTGGATGTTAAAAATATCGTTAAAGCTCTTAAGTCCAAATCTTATAGTGAAGCAGTAACTACCATTGATACTTTTATCAATAGCCACCAAAGGCTTGTTATATACAATGACCCACAAGTTGAAGCATTAAGATTAGAAATAAGATCTTTAGAAGTTGAATTAAATGCATTGTCGAATGATAAAGCTGATTTAGAAAAGGTTATTCATGAATTTGGAGTAAGGCATAACAAAGAATTAGGAGAACTGCTTTTAAAAGTTTTGCGTTACCGAAAAGAAAAAGCAAAGGGAACTAATAATGAAAGTGAAGCTGAATACGATTACAATACCTACCAAAATCAATTTGAGGCTTCAAAAGATGAGCAAGAAATAGTACTCACAGACGAGGAACAGAAAGAACTAAAAGACAAGTATCGTAAAGCAAGCAAACTTTGTCATCCAGATGTGGTCAGTAATGAACAAAAAGAATTAGCCACAAAACTCTTTTCGGAACTAAGTCTTGCATATGAGGAGAACGATTTAGAAAAAGTAAAAGAGATTTTAAGCAATTTAGAAAAAGGAAACTTCTTTGTCAGTAAATCTGATGTTATTAGTGAGAAGCAAATTTTAAAAGCTGAAATGGAAAAGCTACGATTTAGAATTGCAGAATTGAAAAAAGAAATTGAACTTATAAAGAACAGTGAAACATATAAGACGATTATCAGCATTGTGAATTGGGATGAATACTTTGAAAAGGCTAAACTAAAATTACAGCAGCAAGCAAACAATTTTGAGGATGGGCAATGA
- a CDS encoding HNH endonuclease, whose product MTNNISQFGFILLLMTALSVDNDSYAQTTNTTYKKSTYTTSQIKKPTYNLAGTKYILGETYKTTGQPKVERNSSARKEFLKSRGYLKVPNGYQVDHIVPLSQGGRDVPSNMQLITIEQHNQKTATERRNVSSTYGNKTFNYSTRKSISRPYKAPSFNYSTPKLTSRSYKSPSFNYSTPKSTSRSYKAPSFKYSTPKSISRPYKASSFKYSTPKSISRPYKAPSFKYSAPKSISRPYKAPSFKYSAPKLSSTKRYSNSIW is encoded by the coding sequence ATGACGAATAACATAAGCCAATTTGGATTTATCCTGCTTTTAATGACAGCTTTGTCGGTTGATAACGATTCATATGCACAGACAACTAACACGACATATAAAAAATCTACATATACTACATCCCAAATAAAGAAACCAACTTACAATTTAGCTGGGACTAAATACATTTTAGGGGAAACATACAAAACAACAGGACAACCAAAAGTAGAACGAAACTCATCGGCCAGAAAGGAATTTTTAAAAAGTAGGGGTTACTTAAAAGTTCCAAATGGTTACCAAGTTGACCATATTGTTCCTTTATCCCAAGGAGGTCGGGATGTTCCCAGTAACATGCAGTTAATTACTATAGAACAACATAATCAGAAAACTGCTACGGAAAGAAGAAATGTAAGTTCAACATATGGCAATAAAACTTTCAACTATTCAACCCGCAAATCAATTAGTAGACCCTATAAGGCCCCTTCTTTTAACTATTCAACCCCCAAATTAACAAGCAGATCCTATAAGTCTCCTTCTTTTAACTATTCAACCCCGAAGTCAACAAGCAGATCTTACAAGGCTCCTTCTTTTAAATATTCAACCCCGAAATCAATTAGTAGACCCTATAAGGCTTCTTCTTTCAAATATTCAACCCCGAAATCAATTAGTAGACCCTATAAGGCTCCTTCTTTTAAATATTCAGCCCCGAAATCAATTAGTAGACCCTACAAGGCCCCTTCTTTCAAATATTCAGCCCCGAAATTATCAAGTACTAAAAGATACTCAAATAGCATCTGGTAA
- a CDS encoding DUF4238 domain-containing protein, with protein sequence MSKDLVKRQHYVPRTYLKNFASKQKGDEFFVKALPIDNPQSDKIFEINIKNVCLERNLYTLPGETVDQQMLLEKFYSDEIEQHYNNIYSLLTNPAKTNVTPEERELIISTVVTTFYRTTKWINQHNDLMKRVYAQMFAICQQTGKDYFLFEGTKISIKDKSLDDLLIEHKIENRPGQVITQLEVALKLIQIRVISDNIFVSKLSDADSEFITSDNPVILQNLKGGHITPFDPSNIMKLPLDKKHVLFLIPDADEDARNLIVRHNVSGLFCKTEKLISNTEQFQKADRFILGDDSSLNSYLQTKDLAERPLTEDELKKITSFDEYVKKGKDLGLF encoded by the coding sequence ATGTCAAAAGACTTAGTTAAACGGCAACATTACGTTCCAAGGACATATTTGAAAAATTTTGCCAGTAAACAGAAGGGTGATGAATTTTTTGTAAAGGCTCTACCAATAGACAATCCACAATCTGACAAGATTTTTGAAATCAATATCAAAAACGTTTGCCTTGAGCGAAACCTTTATACACTTCCTGGAGAAACTGTAGATCAGCAAATGTTATTAGAGAAATTTTACTCTGACGAAATTGAACAACATTATAATAATATTTATTCGCTTTTAACTAACCCAGCTAAAACAAATGTCACCCCTGAGGAAAGAGAGTTAATTATTTCAACTGTTGTAACCACATTTTATAGGACAACCAAATGGATTAATCAGCATAACGATTTGATGAAAAGAGTCTATGCACAAATGTTTGCAATTTGTCAACAAACAGGCAAAGATTACTTTCTGTTTGAGGGAACCAAAATATCTATAAAAGATAAATCATTAGATGACCTTTTAATCGAGCATAAAATTGAAAATAGACCAGGACAAGTGATTACTCAATTGGAGGTAGCACTAAAGCTCATTCAAATTAGAGTGATAAGTGACAACATTTTTGTTTCAAAACTTTCTGATGCTGACAGTGAATTTATTACCAGCGACAATCCTGTAATCCTTCAAAATTTAAAAGGTGGACATATTACTCCGTTTGACCCAAGTAACATAATGAAGCTTCCTCTCGATAAAAAACATGTGTTGTTCTTGATTCCTGATGCTGATGAGGATGCTAGAAATTTAATTGTTAGGCACAATGTATCTGGACTATTCTGTAAGACCGAAAAATTGATTTCAAATACAGAGCAATTTCAAAAGGCAGACAGATTTATACTAGGAGACGATAGCTCATTGAATAGCTATTTACAAACAAAAGACTTAGCTGAACGACCTTTGACAGAGGACGAGCTAAAAAAAATTACATCATTTGATGAATATGTTAAAAAAGGAAAGGACTTAGGACTATTTTAG
- a CDS encoding IS1182 family transposase has protein sequence MDFVEGQDREQMFISSIEQMVDPEAFVRIIDAFIDVLPLEQFDFKNLELNEQGRPPFHPGVLLKLYLYGYQNGIRSCRKLEHACKVNLEVIWLLKGRRPHYKTIANFRKQNALAFRQVFRHFVAMLKGWRLIEGKTIAIDSFKVRAQNSLKNNYNLAKIHRHLDYIDAKIDAYCEELDQADDDEEKEQLHAKINDQIDKWNQYCELGDEIIQSGKEQLSTTDPDAQAVILHRNIVNVGYNIQAASDAKHKLLAAFDTGDVNDTHALESMVLQVQENLEITKFDVLADKGYHTAAQLAACEALNVTTYVSPKANSANITNQVFPVEDFKYHPGSDTYRCPNGSILRSNEMIYHRKSKKPKHPAARFKHYRTADCKHCPIRSQCTNARNGRIIQRIEFQSSIDRNNKRVHQKPDYYRQRQQIIEHQFGTFKRQWDFTYVLMKGKDQILGEIALLFSTYNLRRTVSILGFSVFLKRLKDAFLTIFDNILLTVLMVRHIQLSFLTYPQLPQFRTTQKIN, from the coding sequence ATGGACTTTGTCGAAGGTCAAGATCGCGAACAAATGTTCATCTCTTCGATCGAACAAATGGTCGACCCAGAAGCTTTTGTTCGTATTATCGATGCTTTTATTGATGTGCTTCCTCTAGAGCAGTTTGATTTCAAAAACCTTGAGTTAAATGAACAGGGTCGCCCACCGTTTCACCCAGGTGTACTCCTCAAACTTTATCTCTATGGCTATCAGAATGGCATCCGGTCCTGCCGTAAACTAGAACATGCCTGTAAGGTCAATCTGGAAGTCATCTGGCTTTTAAAAGGTAGACGACCTCACTATAAGACCATTGCTAATTTCCGCAAGCAGAATGCACTAGCTTTTCGTCAGGTCTTTCGCCATTTTGTTGCCATGCTCAAAGGCTGGAGACTTATTGAGGGCAAAACCATTGCGATCGACTCTTTTAAAGTCCGGGCTCAAAATAGCCTCAAAAACAACTACAATTTGGCCAAAATCCACCGGCACCTGGATTACATCGATGCCAAAATCGATGCTTACTGTGAAGAACTCGATCAAGCTGATGATGACGAAGAAAAAGAGCAGCTGCATGCCAAGATCAACGATCAGATTGACAAGTGGAATCAGTACTGCGAACTTGGAGATGAAATCATCCAATCCGGTAAAGAACAACTGTCCACTACCGATCCCGATGCTCAAGCTGTTATCCTACACCGAAATATTGTCAACGTAGGATATAACATCCAAGCAGCTAGTGATGCTAAACACAAGCTCCTCGCTGCCTTTGATACCGGTGATGTCAATGATACCCATGCCCTCGAATCCATGGTCCTCCAGGTTCAAGAAAACTTGGAAATCACTAAGTTTGATGTACTCGCTGATAAAGGATATCATACCGCCGCCCAGCTAGCAGCCTGTGAAGCCCTCAACGTTACCACTTATGTTTCACCTAAAGCCAACTCAGCCAATATCACCAATCAAGTCTTCCCGGTCGAGGACTTCAAATATCACCCTGGATCCGATACCTATCGTTGCCCCAATGGTTCCATCTTGCGATCCAATGAAATGATCTACCATCGCAAATCTAAAAAGCCCAAACATCCAGCTGCACGTTTTAAACATTACAGAACAGCTGATTGCAAGCATTGCCCCATTCGATCGCAATGCACCAATGCCAGAAATGGCAGAATCATCCAACGAATCGAATTCCAATCTTCTATTGATCGCAACAATAAGCGAGTACATCAAAAACCAGACTACTACCGCCAACGTCAACAAATCATTGAGCATCAATTCGGAACTTTCAAAAGACAATGGGATTTCACTTATGTCCTCATGAAAGGAAAGGATCAAATACTTGGTGAGATCGCACTTCTATTCTCAACCTACAATCTCAGGAGAACTGTTTCTATACTTGGATTTTCGGTATTCCTCAAGCGCCTAAAAGACGCTTTTTTGACTATATTTGATAATATACTGCTGACAGTCTTGATGGTACGCCACATTCAACTTTCATTTTTAACATACCCTCAGCTGCCACAGTTTAGGACAACACAAAAGATAAATTAG
- a CDS encoding GIY-YIG nuclease family protein gives MYYTYVIQSDIHAKRYKGCCSDLEKRLHEHNAGLTKSTKSFIPWRIVYIEVFDTFVEARTREKYFKTAAGSRFLNKKIGPLYN, from the coding sequence ATGTACTACACCTATGTAATTCAATCTGATATTCATGCTAAACGGTATAAGGGGTGTTGTAGTGACTTAGAGAAACGATTGCATGAACACAACGCTGGCCTGACTAAATCAACCAAATCTTTCATTCCTTGGCGGATTGTATACATCGAAGTATTTGACACCTTTGTAGAGGCCAGGACTCGGGAGAAATATTTCAAAACGGCTGCTGGCAGTCGCTTTCTGAATAAAAAGATAGGTCCATTATATAACTAA
- a CDS encoding GIY-YIG nuclease family protein — protein sequence MYYTYVIQSDSFGRRYKGCCQDLDKRLKEHNSGQTRSTKPFAPWRLVYYEEFDTFAEARAREKYFKTAAGRRFLNNKLGPVVQRIE from the coding sequence ATGTACTACACCTACGTCATTCAATCCGATTCATTTGGCCGGCGATATAAAGGTTGTTGTCAAGATCTGGACAAGCGCTTGAAAGAGCACAATTCTGGTCAAACCCGATCCACAAAACCATTTGCCCCCTGGAGGTTGGTGTATTACGAAGAATTTGACACCTTTGCAGAAGCCAGGGCTCGGGAGAAATATTTCAAAACGGCTGCTGGCAGACGCTTTCTGAATAATAAGTTAGGCCCTGTAGTTCAACGGATAGAATAG
- a CDS encoding SGNH/GDSL hydrolase family protein, translating into MNPIHNTIFLGLFLISIFAVKEVQTKRILCFGDSITAYGEWVEEVGNLDSFSTINAGRGGRRAVQARAELAPYLNQYPDLDLLLVFLGVNDLPARDPRPGDVKIAECVDSIAVAIDLALHYFKPKDIVLIAPCNVNPALMDSINLAKGYDITPPLLARMEQQYQLLAAKKGISFLSLFRVVHPEHYRDGLHPNQAGDREIGEAIKAYLLSR; encoded by the coding sequence ATGAATCCAATCCACAACACCATTTTCCTGGGTCTGTTTCTTATAAGCATTTTCGCCGTAAAGGAAGTTCAAACCAAACGCATTTTATGTTTTGGGGATTCCATAACGGCGTATGGCGAATGGGTGGAGGAAGTAGGCAACCTGGATTCTTTCAGCACGATCAATGCCGGGAGGGGTGGTCGCCGGGCCGTTCAGGCACGGGCGGAACTGGCGCCCTACTTAAATCAATATCCGGACCTTGACCTGTTATTGGTGTTTTTGGGTGTCAATGACTTGCCGGCGCGGGACCCGCGGCCCGGGGATGTCAAGATTGCCGAGTGCGTGGACAGCATTGCTGTGGCTATAGATTTAGCATTGCATTACTTTAAGCCCAAAGACATCGTACTCATCGCACCCTGCAATGTCAATCCCGCGTTGATGGATTCCATCAACCTGGCGAAAGGATATGACATTACTCCCCCATTACTGGCCAGGATGGAGCAGCAATACCAACTGCTGGCGGCAAAAAAAGGCATCTCCTTTCTAAGCCTGTTCCGGGTGGTGCATCCGGAGCACTATAGGGATGGCTTGCATCCCAACCAGGCCGGCGACCGTGAAATTGGGGAAGCCATCAAAGCCTATCTGTTGTCGAGGTAG
- a CDS encoding carboxy terminal-processing peptidase, producing the protein MLNKKIGVSLALLIAVTFFAAFSAREKNAQREAVLMQSLLSSLSTFHIQPLDIDDQFSEKLYNLYLNRVHGSKSWLTQEDLDVLEGYKWQLDDEANEGSFAFLDQVIKLEQKALRKTKKYYLELLSKPFDFTHNEDYDTDQKKRPYAKNDEALKEYWRQDLKWETLTRLSEKITKKENNEEAYRSKSNEQLEEEARNEVLNHYNDLFSGYEAYTRTEIISEYLRALTNVFDPHSDYLEPAGKPADDAAQIKRLEGIGVSLTTQGGFIVADEITFGGPAWKQGILQVNDRIEKVAEGDRGKWTDVTGMSDNEVVQLIQGKPGSKVRLVIRKPDGSSHEIALMRDVVIVEEDLAKSLLLETGNQELIGLIHLPDFYGDYDHDNGVHCADDVAMEIEKLRKEGVKGLIIDLRDNGGGNVGEAIKMTGLFIGEGPVMQTLERERYAFRPDGPPVLIGGKPEVNSDEDPSVLYDGPLIILVNKYTASAAENVAAALQDYGRAIIVGEGNATWGKGCASSDFDLDRSPIVKPKFMPLGTVTVTTSLIYRVTGGSYHLQGVVPDVALPAANRYLGLGEKQYDFTLQWSEIEPVPFGQKVYNLKNLKEIQTLSAERVKQNHAFSEIDRYAAFLKKLRDESACTLNLDGYRQYLSKLEAEKKPFDNLFTTTSMNRVRNLTADMPSLEEDENKKSRNAEWVTNVAGDIYLMETLNIMQDLLGGSN; encoded by the coding sequence GTGCTAAACAAAAAGATTGGAGTTTCCCTTGCGCTGTTGATCGCAGTGACCTTTTTCGCCGCTTTTAGCGCTCGTGAGAAGAATGCGCAGCGCGAAGCTGTATTAATGCAATCGCTGTTGTCGAGTCTGAGCACCTTCCATATCCAACCGTTGGACATCGATGATCAGTTCTCTGAAAAATTGTACAACCTGTATCTGAACCGCGTCCATGGCTCGAAATCCTGGCTGACCCAGGAAGATCTGGACGTGCTGGAAGGGTACAAATGGCAATTGGACGATGAAGCCAATGAAGGATCCTTCGCTTTCCTCGATCAGGTGATCAAGTTGGAGCAGAAAGCCCTCCGGAAAACAAAAAAGTACTACCTGGAGCTGCTCTCGAAACCATTCGATTTTACGCATAACGAAGACTACGACACCGATCAAAAGAAAAGGCCCTATGCCAAGAATGATGAGGCGCTGAAAGAATACTGGCGGCAGGATTTGAAATGGGAAACGTTGACGCGTCTTTCAGAAAAAATCACCAAAAAGGAAAATAACGAGGAAGCATACCGAAGTAAAAGCAATGAACAACTGGAAGAGGAAGCCCGCAATGAGGTGCTTAACCATTACAATGATTTATTTTCCGGGTACGAAGCATATACACGCACCGAAATCATTAGCGAATACCTGAGAGCGCTGACCAACGTCTTCGACCCCCATTCGGACTACCTGGAACCTGCCGGAAAACCAGCGGACGACGCAGCGCAGATCAAAAGACTGGAGGGTATCGGCGTATCCCTGACAACCCAGGGCGGATTCATCGTAGCGGATGAAATTACCTTCGGCGGGCCAGCCTGGAAGCAAGGTATCCTGCAAGTGAATGACCGGATCGAAAAAGTCGCGGAGGGTGACCGGGGAAAGTGGACCGACGTTACCGGAATGAGCGATAATGAAGTGGTCCAACTGATCCAGGGCAAGCCGGGTTCAAAAGTCCGCCTTGTCATCAGAAAGCCGGATGGATCTTCCCATGAAATCGCATTGATGCGCGATGTGGTCATTGTGGAGGAAGATCTGGCAAAATCCCTGCTCCTAGAAACGGGAAATCAGGAATTAATCGGCCTGATCCATTTGCCGGACTTTTATGGGGATTACGATCATGACAACGGAGTGCATTGCGCGGATGACGTTGCCATGGAAATTGAAAAGCTCAGGAAGGAGGGCGTCAAAGGCCTGATCATCGACTTACGGGATAATGGAGGTGGCAACGTGGGGGAAGCCATCAAGATGACCGGATTATTCATCGGGGAGGGTCCGGTCATGCAAACCCTGGAGCGGGAGCGATACGCCTTTCGCCCGGATGGACCTCCCGTTTTGATTGGCGGTAAGCCCGAGGTAAATAGCGATGAAGATCCCAGTGTGCTTTACGACGGGCCACTCATCATCCTGGTCAACAAATACACGGCTTCCGCGGCAGAAAATGTAGCGGCAGCATTACAGGACTATGGCAGAGCCATTATCGTAGGAGAAGGTAATGCGACCTGGGGGAAGGGCTGCGCGAGTTCTGACTTTGACCTGGACCGGTCCCCGATTGTCAAGCCCAAATTCATGCCGCTGGGTACCGTCACCGTGACGACTTCCCTGATCTACCGGGTGACAGGAGGCTCCTACCATCTGCAGGGCGTCGTGCCGGATGTTGCTCTACCCGCAGCTAACAGGTACCTGGGATTGGGTGAAAAGCAGTACGACTTTACGTTGCAGTGGTCAGAAATTGAACCGGTGCCTTTCGGGCAAAAGGTATATAACCTGAAAAACCTGAAGGAAATTCAAACGCTCAGCGCTGAACGGGTAAAGCAGAACCACGCATTTTCGGAAATCGATCGGTATGCTGCATTTTTAAAGAAACTCCGGGATGAATCCGCCTGCACGCTGAATCTGGATGGTTATCGTCAATATCTGAGCAAATTAGAGGCAGAAAAAAAACCGTTTGACAATCTATTCACCACCACATCCATGAATCGGGTGAGAAACCTTACCGCAGATATGCCTTCCCTTGAAGAAGATGAGAATAAAAAGTCTCGTAATGCAGAATGGGTTACTAACGTGGCGGGCGACATCTACCTCATGGAGACGCTCAACATCATGCAGGACCTGCTGGGGGGGAGTAACTAG
- a CDS encoding beta-lactamase family protein yields MRKILVAAWMVFSTISCHQSTVAERESAAERVKEALTLELVQIHQRGYINGFSVAIVNENQLLYATGIGYGNSKTREPYTEQTIQNIGSISKTLIGIALLKAQEMGKLKLDDPINSYLPYAVNNPWFPEIPITIRHLATHTSTMLDSYRYFNQSYVLARDESSSDSMVYRALRNHGVTFKPAAAKIAPEEFLRKMLVPGGEYYGLENFSKYQPGERFEYSNVGATLAAVILEQAVGQSFDEFTTGHILMPLKMDASGWSFDAVSMEHHSRLYLEPELELPLYSLITYPEGGLLTNIHDLGTYLVELIRGYNGDGLILSKDSYQEIFRAQLTGENFAERPLDNPYADDYNYGIFMGFTPTGYIGHSGLEPGVSTYMFFNPKSNTGRVLITNTNFLTSVEGAEEFDAIWNVLGKYEHQLNQLLYRPKEGY; encoded by the coding sequence ATGCGTAAAATCCTAGTTGCCGCATGGATGGTGTTTAGCACTATTTCCTGCCATCAAAGCACCGTTGCAGAAAGAGAAAGTGCAGCGGAACGCGTAAAAGAAGCCCTCACGCTGGAACTGGTTCAAATCCATCAACGGGGATACATCAATGGATTTTCAGTAGCGATTGTCAATGAAAATCAACTCTTGTATGCAACCGGAATCGGATATGGCAATAGCAAAACCCGTGAACCCTACACGGAGCAGACCATTCAGAATATTGGTTCCATATCAAAAACGCTCATCGGAATAGCCCTGCTGAAAGCCCAGGAAATGGGAAAATTAAAATTGGATGATCCGATCAACAGCTATTTGCCCTACGCAGTTAATAATCCCTGGTTCCCGGAAATACCCATTACCATCAGGCATCTGGCTACACATACATCCACGATGTTGGATTCCTATCGTTACTTTAATCAATCGTATGTCCTCGCACGGGATGAAAGCAGCTCCGATTCCATGGTTTATCGGGCATTGCGAAATCATGGTGTGACTTTTAAACCAGCTGCTGCCAAAATAGCACCGGAAGAATTTCTTCGTAAAATGCTGGTTCCTGGTGGGGAATATTATGGCCTGGAAAATTTCTCCAAATATCAACCGGGTGAACGATTCGAATATTCTAATGTAGGGGCTACGCTCGCCGCAGTAATACTTGAACAAGCTGTCGGGCAATCATTTGATGAATTTACAACCGGGCATATCTTGATGCCCTTGAAGATGGATGCTTCCGGGTGGTCGTTTGATGCTGTTTCCATGGAGCACCATTCCAGGCTTTATTTGGAGCCGGAGCTGGAATTGCCTTTGTATTCGCTGATCACCTATCCGGAGGGTGGCCTATTGACCAATATCCATGATCTCGGAACCTATTTAGTGGAACTCATCCGGGGATATAATGGAGATGGTCTTATCCTTTCGAAGGATAGTTATCAGGAAATATTTAGGGCACAATTGACCGGTGAAAATTTTGCAGAACGTCCATTGGACAACCCCTATGCCGATGATTATAATTATGGAATCTTTATGGGATTTACGCCAACCGGATATATCGGTCATTCAGGATTGGAGCCCGGGGTATCAACTTATATGTTTTTTAATCCAAAATCAAACACCGGCAGGGTTTTAATAACCAACACTAATTTCTTAACCAGTGTTGAAGGAGCGGAGGAGTTCGATGCGATCTGGAATGTGCTAGGTAAATATGAGCATCAATTGAATCAACTATTATATAGGCCAAAAGAAGGCTATTAA
- a CDS encoding ChaN family lipoprotein, whose translation MNHIIRTTLLILMLTTTANAQNKPAYQLFTNQGAIADYDQMIVDLANSDMVFFGEQHHNPISHWLQLEMTKSFFEIKGQELYLGAEMFENGNQLVLDEYLQGFYPEDKMIPEITQLWGNYKTDYKPLLDFAKANGLRFIATNIPRRYASMINTYGMEALRKLSPEALAMIGPDLEKYFDPTVKAYAEMAEHMGAHVPENMLNIQTAQASKDATMAYFSLKNFSPGNLLLHFDGSYHSNNDQGIIWWINKTHPGLTIKSITTVDQSEWDKMTGEEKGTIANYIIVVPDNMTQTKG comes from the coding sequence ATGAACCATATAATCCGCACAACCCTGTTGATTTTAATGCTAACAACGACTGCCAATGCGCAGAATAAACCAGCGTATCAGTTGTTCACCAATCAGGGTGCAATCGCCGATTACGACCAGATGATCGTTGATCTGGCGAATAGCGATATGGTCTTTTTCGGAGAACAACATCACAATCCCATCTCCCACTGGTTGCAACTGGAAATGACCAAAAGTTTCTTTGAGATCAAGGGACAGGAATTGTACCTGGGTGCCGAGATGTTCGAAAATGGCAATCAACTGGTCCTGGATGAATATTTGCAGGGTTTTTATCCGGAGGATAAGATGATCCCGGAAATCACGCAGTTGTGGGGAAACTACAAGACCGATTACAAGCCCTTATTGGATTTTGCCAAGGCCAATGGATTGCGGTTTATCGCGACCAATATCCCCCGCCGGTATGCTTCCATGATCAATACCTATGGCATGGAGGCCCTGCGGAAGTTAAGCCCCGAAGCCTTGGCTATGATCGGGCCGGATCTGGAGAAATATTTTGACCCAACCGTGAAAGCTTACGCGGAAATGGCCGAACACATGGGTGCGCATGTGCCGGAAAATATGTTGAACATACAAACTGCACAGGCTTCCAAAGATGCCACCATGGCTTATTTCTCCCTGAAAAACTTCTCGCCGGGAAATCTGCTCCTCCATTTTGATGGCTCCTATCATTCCAATAACGATCAGGGCATCATCTGGTGGATCAACAAAACGCATCCGGGTCTTACCATTAAATCCATCACCACCGTTGATCAGTCCGAATGGGATAAAATGACCGGAGAAGAAAAAGGGACCATCGCGAATTACATCATCGTGGTCCCGGATAACATGACCCAAACCAAGGGATAA